In Thiofilum sp., the genomic window ATGCACTAAAACATCTGCGGCTTGATAGGCAGGGCGCACATCCTTCATTACTCCCAAAAATTTAACTCGATGAATAATACCCCATTGTAGGCAAATTTTTTGATAATTTTTCAGATGCTTATCTTGACCTACTACTAACAACTGCCAAGTGGGCGAACGGATTAACGCCTGTAAAATTAAAGGCAGTCCTTTGCGCTCAAAACCAGAACCTACAAACAACAAAGTCGGCATATTAGCCTTGATACCTAGTGACTCACGCGCCTTAAGCTTTTCTGCCATGCTTGGTGGAGTGAAATAATCTAAATCAATGCCATTACGCACCAGATGCAATGAACTAGGATCAACCTTGGGATAGTGGAGCAAAATCTCTTGTCTGACTTGCTCGGAATTACAAATTACCGCTTGCAGATTAGGATGCTGAAAAAGCTCCGACTCCGCTTTTAAAACCGCTTGATGAAAAGCATCGCGTGCTTGCCACCAGCGCCCTATTCGCCCTAAATACTCACCACGAATCCTTAACCATTCTGCATGCACGCCATCCCCCGCACGATAAATTTGACATCCGGGCACGCGCTCATGCGACTGTACCCAATCAAAGGTATGTTGCTTTAATAAATTTTGGGTATTGTTAATAAAATGCTCAAAGCGAGCAGTACGAGTCCAACCTTGTCTAGGTATTTTCAATACTTGAAAATTAGCCTCACTCCCCTGCCAACTTTCAGTAATTAGGCTAATATCCAAGGGGTGATACTGTTGCAACCCTGTTAGCATCCGTTGGATAATGCGCTCGGCGCCACCGTCAGGGCGGTAGCTTTGGCGGATAATGGCAAGACTTTGTGTCATAAAGGTATCAATATTATAAATATGTTAGGTAAAACAAAGCCTTTAAGCAGACTTTCTAGACTTATATTTTATATTGCTCAATGGACTATGTAAGTTGGTACAAATATATTTTTAATGCTCAACCAATAGCAAGATTCGATATAAAATCTCTTCATTAATTTCAATGAGCTTACTGAGCATGATTCAGTCTTTAAACCGTATTCTAGTTATTCGCCGTGATAATATAGGTGACTTAATTTGTACTACTCCACTGCTTAGTCAATTACGCGAGACTTATCCATCTGCTCAAGTAGATGTACTAGTGAATAGCTATAATTATGATGTCATTGCTTTAAACCCTGACGTAAATAATGTTTATGTTTATACTAAAGTAAAACATCGTGAGCACAATCAATCACTTTGGAGTGTAATTTGGCAACGTTTCCAACTCATACGTGAGCTTAGATCTCAACATTATGATGCCATCATATTAGCAGGTGGATTTTCGAAACATGCTGAGAAATTAGCTAAGCAAATTAGATCACCGATGATTATCGGCATGCCACCTGTAGAGACTAAATCAAGCATTATTAATCACCCTACTCACGTACCACTAGCATTACATGAGGTAGAACAAACTAGCTGCCTGCTTATAGCATTGGGCATTGAACCTAGACCGCAATGCTTAACCTTATATTATGACCCTATACTCTACGATCAATATAAACAACGCTTAACTAAACAATCTTGGTATAGTAG contains:
- a CDS encoding glycosyltransferase family 9 protein, whose protein sequence is MIQSLNRILVIRRDNIGDLICTTPLLSQLRETYPSAQVDVLVNSYNYDVIALNPDVNNVYVYTKVKHREHNQSLWSVIWQRFQLIRELRSQHYDAIILAGGFSKHAEKLAKQIRSPMIIGMPPVETKSSIINHPTHVPLALHEVEQTSCLLIALGIEPRPQCLTLYYDPILYDQYKQRLTKQSWYSSRPVIGLHISARKVDQRWPAEYFVELVQQLYTQHNYQFLLFWSPGDETNKHHPGDDQKAQAIINALSSQIPLLAYTTKKLRELIAAMNLCDAFICSDGGAMHIAAGLGKPIVCFFGSSDAQRWHPWGVPHRVIQSDSRQVIDINPIQVRDALEFLNIKG
- a CDS encoding glycosyltransferase family 4 protein encodes the protein MTQSLAIIRQSYRPDGGAERIIQRMLTGLQQYHPLDISLITESWQGSEANFQVLKIPRQGWTRTARFEHFINNTQNLLKQHTFDWVQSHERVPGCQIYRAGDGVHAEWLRIRGEYLGRIGRWWQARDAFHQAVLKAESELFQHPNLQAVICNSEQVRQEILLHYPKVDPSSLHLVRNGIDLDYFTPPSMAEKLKARESLGIKANMPTLLFVGSGFERKGLPLILQALIRSPTWQLLVVGQDKHLKNYQKICLQWGIIHRVKFLGVMKDVRPAYQAADVLVHPAWYDPAPNVILEAMAMGLPVITSQHCGNKELIEQGENGFVVPIKPIQALVDVLSSKSDWVLMGERARKTVEQYPIERMIRELIAVYKTILT